A genomic segment from Nitrospira sp. encodes:
- a CDS encoding NADH-quinone oxidoreductase subunit N gives MTMPLADLIAILPELIVIGAACLVLALDPITPPSRKDWLAWFSVAALAACAHFTISRMGTSVSAFSDLVILDPFSGFWKLLLYGVSGFTILLSLAYLKAERLNLGEYYGFILLSLAGMMVMVSAADLLTIYLGMELMSLSLYILAGFKRFEARSLEASAKYFVLGAFSSGMLLYGISLLYGASGSTHLSTIAMAITTRGLDDPMLALAMTLLAVGFGFKIAAVPFHMWTPDVYEGSPTSVTAFMAVASKAASFAAFLRVFVDGLGGLKANWSFLFLLLCFATLLLGNLVAIVQTNIKRMLAYSSIANAGYALIGVVVAGYVPADREAQAFGLSSVMLYLVVYAFMTLGAFAVIAMVRKNGVENNEIEDYAGLAKRQPVAAFLMLAFMASLAGIPPTAGFIGKFYLFTAAVRADLVWLAVIGVLFAAISAYYYLRVVMVMYMREPETAGGQLALVTSPALTVALACALAGVVIFGLFPNPLVALVMQAVLGMR, from the coding sequence CTGACAATGCCGCTCGCCGATCTGATTGCTATCCTGCCCGAGCTGATCGTGATCGGTGCGGCCTGCCTTGTCCTGGCGCTCGATCCGATCACCCCGCCCTCACGAAAAGACTGGCTGGCCTGGTTCAGCGTGGCCGCGCTCGCAGCCTGCGCGCACTTCACAATATCGCGTATGGGCACGTCGGTATCCGCCTTCAGTGATCTGGTGATCCTCGATCCCTTCTCAGGATTCTGGAAGCTGCTGCTCTATGGCGTGAGCGGATTCACCATTCTCCTGTCGCTGGCTTATTTAAAGGCCGAACGGCTGAACCTTGGTGAATACTACGGCTTTATCTTATTGTCACTGGCCGGCATGATGGTCATGGTCTCCGCGGCGGACCTTTTGACTATTTATCTTGGCATGGAGCTGATGTCACTCTCGCTCTACATCTTAGCTGGATTCAAGCGCTTCGAAGCACGGTCGCTGGAGGCCTCGGCCAAATACTTTGTCCTCGGCGCCTTCTCGTCGGGCATGCTGCTCTACGGCATCTCACTGCTTTACGGCGCGTCCGGAAGCACACACCTCTCCACGATTGCCATGGCCATCACGACCCGCGGGCTGGACGATCCGATGCTGGCCCTGGCTATGACACTCTTGGCCGTCGGTTTCGGCTTCAAGATCGCTGCCGTCCCGTTCCACATGTGGACGCCGGACGTCTATGAGGGCTCGCCCACGTCGGTGACGGCCTTCATGGCCGTAGCGTCGAAGGCCGCGAGCTTCGCGGCGTTCCTGCGTGTATTCGTAGACGGCCTTGGCGGCCTGAAGGCCAACTGGTCCTTCCTGTTCCTGCTGCTCTGCTTTGCCACACTGCTCCTGGGCAACCTCGTGGCCATCGTGCAGACCAACATCAAGCGCATGCTCGCCTACTCGAGTATCGCTAATGCTGGCTACGCGCTGATCGGCGTCGTGGTCGCTGGCTACGTACCGGCCGATCGCGAGGCCCAGGCCTTCGGGCTCTCCAGTGTCATGCTTTATCTGGTCGTCTATGCCTTTATGACGCTCGGCGCCTTTGCGGTGATCGCCATGGTGCGTAAGAATGGCGTCGAGAACAACGAGATCGAAGATTACGCGGGCCTGGCCAAGCGGCAGCCAGTGGCGGCTTTCCTGATGCTGGCTTTCATGGCCTCGCTAGCTGGCATTCCCCCGACTGCCGGCTTCATTGGAAAATTCTATCTCTTTACGGCAGCCGTTCGGGCTGATCTCGTCTGGCTGGCCGTCATTGGCGTGCTCTTCGCCGCCATTTCGGCCTACTACTACCTGCGCGTCGTGATGGTCATGTACATGCGCGAGCCGGAGACGGCCGGTGGGCAGCTGGCGCTCGTGACCTCGCCGGCTCTAACAGTCGCACTGGCTTGTGCCCTGGCCGGCGTCGTAATCTTTGGCCTCTTCCCCAATCCCCTCGTTGCCCTTGTCATGCAGGCCGTCCTGGGAATGCGGTAA
- a CDS encoding GNAT family N-acetyltransferase, whose amino-acid sequence MTIRPYQESDRLAVVAMLASSEPWKKLGYTDADWKKLLDPMPAGREGFVIEANGALAGFALLRPKFLMGDYLELLVVAPAVRGKGHGRALLAYLEGLVFARAKNLLACVSDFNTEARAFYKKQGYQEIGPMPNLLISGSAEILLRKTAGSTRG is encoded by the coding sequence ATGACGATCCGGCCCTATCAAGAGAGCGACCGTTTGGCCGTGGTAGCCATGCTGGCCTCCTCGGAGCCGTGGAAGAAACTGGGCTACACGGATGCAGACTGGAAGAAACTCCTCGATCCGATGCCGGCGGGACGCGAAGGGTTTGTCATCGAAGCGAACGGAGCGCTGGCCGGCTTCGCCCTGCTACGGCCGAAGTTTCTTATGGGTGATTATCTGGAACTGCTGGTTGTCGCACCGGCGGTCCGCGGGAAGGGTCATGGCCGTGCGCTCCTGGCCTACCTTGAAGGACTGGTATTTGCCCGCGCAAAGAACCTCTTGGCCTGCGTGTCTGATTTCAACACGGAGGCACGGGCCTTTTACAAAAAACAGGGGTATCAGGAAATCGGGCCTATGCCAAATTTGCTGATTTCTGGCTCAGCGGAGATTCTGCTCAGGAAGACGGCAGGATCAACACGGGGATAA
- a CDS encoding VOC family protein encodes MKVKKLLHTRMRVSDMQQTIDFYTGVLGLEVMERKTSLRGSHLAFLKVPNSEELIELCSFPPSGPVEVQEDLVHLAFEVENLDDTIAALNQKGVKITDGPTRSSSGSRFIFIDAPDGYEVELIEQPPGLRYA; translated from the coding sequence ATGAAAGTTAAAAAGCTGCTGCACACGCGAATGAGAGTCAGCGATATGCAGCAAACCATAGACTTTTACACCGGCGTGCTCGGCCTGGAAGTAATGGAGCGGAAAACCTCTCTGCGCGGCTCGCACCTAGCGTTTCTGAAGGTCCCGAACAGTGAGGAATTGATCGAGCTGTGCAGCTTCCCGCCCAGCGGCCCCGTGGAGGTGCAAGAGGACCTGGTACACCTGGCCTTCGAGGTGGAAAATCTCGACGACACAATAGCTGCGTTAAATCAGAAGGGCGTGAAGATCACTGACGGACCGACACGGAGCTCCTCTGGCAGTCGCTTCATTTTCATTGATGCGCCGGATGGCTATGAGGTGGAGTTAATCGAACAGCCGCCAGGCCTACGGTACGCATGA
- the uvrC gene encoding excinuclease ABC subunit UvrC — protein sequence MNPSPDLKHALACLPNQPGVYLFKNDAGEVLYVGKAAVLANRVRSYFQKGADHTPRTTLLVSQIADMETLVTRSELEALILESNLIKKHRPRFNVILRDDKQYPYLRLPIREAFPRLTIVRRVQKDGALYYGPYTDIGAMKQTLKLIRKVFPLATCEIEIDGTAERACLEFEIKRCLAPCIGNQSREEYHEIVRQVRQFLEGRDTELLDEMRSQMEALADRQAFEEAARVRDRITDIERTLEKQRITQTTAVDQDVLGLAWQGAAVDLQMLFVRGGLLIGRKDFFWPDAAGTSEEELVRSAIEQFYNKDGLPPRELLVPLPLADAPLIETWLSEKKTQAVKIVAPERGLKHQLVQLAEENAAAALVNHLRNEETDRQATAELKRLLKLQAPPSRIEGFDISNTMGQASVASFVVWQDGQAKKSDYRKFRIKTVAGANDFASMKEVVVRRYGKSERLCLPDLVVIDGGLGQLTAAMAGLKEAGRSDLPIIGLAKAKGNKDERIFLPGRKNPIVLRPSSPATHLLQRIRDEAHRFAIAYHRKLRSKALLASKLDQIIGVGEVRRATLLKTFGSLDKIATATDVQLRQAGLDARTAAEIRKALTSSAVNRN from the coding sequence ATGAACCCTTCCCCTGATCTTAAGCATGCCCTGGCCTGCCTCCCCAACCAGCCCGGCGTCTACCTGTTCAAGAACGACGCGGGCGAGGTGCTCTACGTCGGCAAGGCCGCCGTGCTAGCTAACCGCGTGCGGTCTTATTTTCAGAAAGGCGCCGACCACACGCCCAGGACGACATTGCTAGTGAGCCAGATTGCCGATATGGAAACCCTCGTCACGCGCTCCGAGCTGGAGGCGCTCATTCTCGAAAGCAATCTGATCAAGAAACACCGGCCGCGTTTCAACGTCATCCTACGAGATGACAAACAGTACCCCTACCTGCGCTTGCCCATTCGCGAAGCCTTTCCCCGCTTGACGATCGTCCGGCGGGTACAGAAAGACGGGGCGCTCTACTACGGCCCCTACACGGACATCGGCGCGATGAAGCAGACGCTCAAACTGATCCGCAAGGTGTTCCCGCTGGCGACCTGTGAGATTGAGATCGACGGCACCGCCGAGCGGGCCTGCCTTGAATTCGAAATCAAGCGCTGCCTGGCCCCCTGCATCGGCAACCAGTCGCGCGAGGAATATCACGAGATTGTCCGCCAGGTGCGGCAGTTTCTAGAAGGGCGTGATACGGAACTGCTCGACGAGATGCGCAGCCAGATGGAAGCCTTGGCCGACCGGCAGGCCTTTGAGGAAGCCGCGCGCGTGCGGGACCGGATCACTGACATCGAACGCACACTGGAAAAGCAACGCATCACGCAGACGACGGCCGTTGATCAAGACGTGCTCGGTCTCGCCTGGCAGGGGGCGGCCGTGGATCTCCAGATGCTCTTCGTGCGCGGCGGTCTGCTGATCGGCCGGAAGGATTTTTTCTGGCCCGACGCGGCCGGTACATCTGAGGAAGAACTCGTTCGGTCGGCCATCGAGCAGTTCTATAATAAGGACGGCCTACCCCCCCGCGAACTGCTGGTACCCCTGCCGCTGGCCGACGCGCCGCTGATCGAAACCTGGCTTTCGGAGAAAAAAACCCAGGCCGTCAAGATCGTCGCGCCGGAACGCGGGCTGAAGCACCAGCTCGTGCAGCTCGCAGAAGAGAATGCTGCGGCAGCTCTCGTAAACCACCTGCGTAACGAGGAGACCGACCGCCAGGCCACGGCTGAGCTGAAGCGTTTGCTCAAACTGCAAGCGCCCCCCAGCCGGATCGAAGGCTTTGACATTTCAAATACGATGGGGCAGGCATCCGTCGCATCCTTTGTCGTATGGCAGGATGGCCAGGCTAAGAAATCGGACTACCGAAAGTTCCGTATTAAAACAGTTGCCGGCGCTAACGACTTCGCCAGCATGAAAGAGGTGGTGGTGCGCCGGTATGGTAAATCTGAACGCCTCTGCCTACCCGACCTCGTCGTGATCGACGGTGGGCTCGGCCAGCTCACGGCCGCTATGGCAGGGCTAAAGGAGGCGGGCCGTTCGGACCTGCCGATCATTGGTTTAGCTAAGGCCAAAGGAAACAAGGACGAACGGATCTTTCTGCCGGGACGCAAGAACCCGATTGTCCTCAGGCCCTCGTCACCCGCCACGCATCTGCTCCAACGCATCCGGGACGAAGCCCACCGCTTTGCCATCGCCTACCACCGGAAACTTCGCAGCAAGGCGCTGCTGGCGTCAAAACTGGATCAGATCATCGGCGTCGGCGAGGTCCGGCGAGCCACACTGCTGAAAACGTTCGGTAGCCTCGACAAGATCGCTACAGCCACCGACGTACAATTACGCCAGGCTGGCCTCGACGCTCGCACAGCTGCCGAGATTCGCAAAGCCCTGACCTCTTCTGCCGTGAACCGGAATTAA
- a CDS encoding TIGR00645 family protein, with amino-acid sequence MSTAGHPAHVTASSSGGSPPSKLEQGFETLIFASRWIQAPLYGGLIVAELLYAYKFIVELWEMIHNVRELSETIFMLGILSLIDITMVANLLTMVVIGGYATFVSKLDLEGHRDKPDWLSHVDPGTIKVKLAASLIGISSIHLLKAFVNIANETPEHVKWKILIHMTFLGSAILLAWTDKIMQKGKH; translated from the coding sequence ATGTCCACTGCCGGTCATCCCGCCCACGTCACAGCATCGTCTAGTGGGGGCAGTCCGCCGTCGAAGCTGGAGCAGGGGTTCGAAACCCTCATCTTCGCGAGTCGCTGGATTCAGGCGCCGCTCTATGGCGGACTGATCGTCGCTGAACTGCTCTACGCCTACAAATTTATCGTTGAGTTGTGGGAGATGATCCACAACGTCCGCGAGCTCTCCGAAACCATCTTTATGCTTGGCATCCTGTCGTTGATCGATATCACGATGGTGGCGAATTTGCTGACAATGGTCGTCATCGGCGGCTACGCCACCTTCGTAAGCAAACTGGACCTGGAAGGCCATCGGGACAAGCCGGACTGGCTCAGCCACGTGGACCCGGGCACGATCAAGGTAAAGCTGGCGGCCTCGCTGATCGGCATTTCTAGCATCCATCTACTCAAGGCCTTCGTGAACATCGCGAATGAGACGCCCGAGCACGTCAAATGGAAGATTCTGATTCACATGACGTTTTTGGGCTCGGCCATCCTCTTGGCCTGGACGGATAAGATCATGCAGAAGGGAAAGCACTGA
- a CDS encoding ATP-binding protein, with protein sequence MAKTKRGPVKEQAAQDFEKLGVFYLGRGYDLGAKKSQGGLLLYDSKDLVTHAVCVGMTGSGKTGLCIGLLEEAAIDSIPALIIDPKGDLANLMLTFPQLRAEDFAPWVNGDDARKKGLSPGDYAKQQAELWKTGLAGWRQNEDRITRLQEAAEIAIYTPGSNAGIPVSILKSFEMPDKTVREDAELLRERIGITATSLLGLIGVDADPMKSREHILLSTILNAAWSKGANVDLAALIQQIQEPPVSKVGMLDLDLFYPSKDRFALAMKLNNLLAAPGFSVWLEGAPLDIQSLLYTPKGKPRLAILSIAHLNDAERMFFVSLLLNQVLGWMRSQSGTTSLRAILYMDEIFGYFPPVANPPSKQPLLTLLKQARAFGVGVVLATQNPVDLDYKGLANTGTWFIGRLQTERDKARVIEGLEGAAAGAGKKFDKGRMEQILAGLGNRVFLMNNVHDDAPVIFETRWTLSYLRGPLTRMQIKTLMEPVKRLGYGGRELEGHQQSESARTPSPSIPQSLGSRPILPPDVPQYFVPVRGKLSGPVVYQPMLLGAAQVHVSDAKAGVDVTQNVVVATPFTDNAVSVDWDAATDVDVAVADLEKTPAEPAQFGVLPPAAGKAKNFEAWSKDFLGWLYRTQTIELLKSPGLKKLSRPSESERDFRARLQQAGREERDRIAQKLRDKFAPKIAGLQERKRRALQVVERESEQAMHSQIQTAISIGATLLEAFTGRKAIKTSTIGKATTAVRGAGRAMKDRKDVDRAEDNVAAIDQQIAELETQFKAETDTLASAVDPLTEKLETVSLKPSKSTISVRLVALAWVPS encoded by the coding sequence ATGGCCAAGACAAAACGAGGACCGGTAAAAGAACAGGCCGCACAGGATTTCGAAAAGCTTGGCGTCTTCTATCTGGGACGCGGATACGATCTGGGGGCAAAGAAATCACAGGGCGGGCTGCTCCTCTATGATTCGAAGGACCTTGTCACGCACGCGGTCTGTGTGGGCATGACTGGAAGCGGCAAGACGGGTCTCTGCATCGGCCTACTTGAAGAGGCGGCGATTGATAGCATTCCCGCGCTGATCATTGACCCCAAGGGGGATCTGGCCAATCTCATGTTGACCTTTCCGCAGTTGCGTGCGGAGGATTTCGCGCCGTGGGTCAACGGAGACGACGCGCGTAAAAAAGGCCTCTCGCCAGGCGACTATGCAAAACAACAGGCGGAACTCTGGAAGACTGGCCTTGCCGGTTGGAGGCAGAATGAGGACCGGATCACGCGGCTGCAAGAGGCGGCCGAAATTGCGATCTACACGCCGGGCAGCAACGCCGGCATTCCAGTTTCGATTCTGAAATCGTTCGAGATGCCTGACAAAACTGTGCGGGAAGATGCCGAACTACTGCGCGAACGCATCGGCATCACAGCGACGAGCCTGCTCGGCTTGATCGGCGTGGATGCCGATCCGATGAAGAGCCGCGAACACATTCTGCTCTCCACGATTTTGAACGCGGCATGGAGCAAGGGCGCCAATGTGGACCTGGCCGCGCTGATCCAGCAGATTCAGGAGCCGCCGGTCTCGAAAGTCGGCATGCTCGATCTGGACTTATTCTATCCGTCCAAGGACCGGTTCGCGCTGGCGATGAAGCTAAACAATCTGCTCGCTGCGCCGGGATTTTCCGTCTGGCTCGAAGGGGCGCCGCTGGACATCCAGAGCCTTCTCTATACGCCAAAAGGCAAGCCGCGCCTGGCGATCCTGTCCATTGCGCATCTGAATGACGCCGAGCGAATGTTCTTCGTCTCGCTGCTGCTCAATCAAGTGCTCGGCTGGATGCGGAGCCAGTCGGGGACGACGAGTCTGCGTGCCATTCTCTATATGGACGAAATCTTCGGCTACTTCCCTCCGGTGGCCAATCCCCCGTCCAAGCAGCCGTTGCTCACGCTGCTCAAGCAGGCCCGCGCGTTCGGCGTGGGTGTCGTGCTGGCGACGCAGAACCCAGTCGATCTTGATTACAAGGGGCTGGCCAACACCGGCACCTGGTTTATCGGCCGGCTTCAGACAGAGCGGGACAAGGCGCGGGTGATTGAGGGATTGGAAGGTGCCGCGGCTGGAGCAGGGAAGAAGTTCGACAAGGGGCGAATGGAGCAGATTCTGGCGGGACTCGGTAATCGAGTGTTTCTGATGAACAATGTGCACGATGACGCGCCGGTGATCTTTGAGACGCGCTGGACGCTTTCTTATCTGCGTGGGCCGCTCACACGCATGCAGATCAAGACGTTGATGGAGCCTGTAAAACGATTGGGGTATGGGGGAAGAGAACTAGAGGGGCACCAGCAGTCGGAAAGCGCCCGTACCCCTTCCCCCTCTATCCCACAATCCCTTGGTTCGCGTCCCATTCTGCCGCCCGATGTGCCACAGTATTTCGTGCCGGTGCGAGGGAAATTATCCGGGCCGGTAGTCTACCAACCGATGCTGCTGGGAGCGGCACAGGTGCATGTGTCGGATGCTAAAGCTGGCGTGGATGTGACGCAGAACGTGGTCGTGGCGACGCCGTTCACGGATAACGCCGTATCAGTGGACTGGGATGCGGCCACAGACGTTGATGTCGCCGTGGCCGATCTGGAAAAGACGCCAGCCGAACCAGCACAGTTTGGCGTACTACCGCCCGCGGCCGGCAAAGCCAAAAACTTCGAGGCCTGGAGCAAGGACTTTTTGGGCTGGCTCTATCGCACGCAGACGATTGAGCTGCTCAAAAGCCCGGGGTTGAAGAAGCTGTCGAGGCCGAGCGAGTCCGAGCGGGATTTTCGCGCGCGGCTCCAGCAGGCGGGACGTGAGGAGCGGGATCGGATCGCGCAGAAATTGCGGGACAAGTTCGCGCCGAAGATCGCCGGGCTGCAAGAGAGAAAACGCCGGGCCCTGCAGGTCGTCGAACGGGAGTCGGAGCAGGCGATGCACAGTCAGATTCAAACTGCTATTTCGATCGGCGCAACGCTGCTTGAAGCTTTCACCGGTCGAAAGGCCATCAAGACCTCGACGATCGGCAAGGCCACTACGGCCGTTCGGGGCGCGGGGCGGGCCATGAAAGACCGCAAGGACGTCGACCGGGCTGAGGATAATGTCGCCGCGATCGATCAGCAGATCGCCGAATTGGAGACGCAGTTCAAGGCTGAGACAGACACGCTGGCGTCCGCCGTCGATCCGCTCACGGAAAAGCTGGAAACCGTGTCGCTTAAGCCGTCCAAGTCGACCATCTCGGTCAGGCTGGTGGCGCTGGCCTGGGTCCCAAGCTAG
- a CDS encoding DMT family protein, which produces MHTILLLTVSNIFMTIAWYGHLKYKDSPLWMAIVVSWGIAFAEYCFQVPANRIGHSEFTAAQLKTIQEVITLAVFCVFSVVYLKEPLKWNYLAGFTLMAGAVFLIFKEW; this is translated from the coding sequence ATGCACACGATTCTACTGCTGACGGTCTCAAACATTTTTATGACGATTGCTTGGTACGGCCATTTGAAATACAAGGACTCGCCGTTGTGGATGGCAATCGTAGTGAGCTGGGGAATTGCCTTTGCAGAATATTGTTTCCAGGTGCCGGCCAACCGCATTGGCCACTCTGAGTTCACAGCGGCTCAGTTGAAAACGATTCAGGAGGTCATTACGCTGGCAGTGTTCTGCGTTTTCTCGGTGGTCTATCTTAAGGAACCGCTCAAGTGGAACTATCTGGCCGGCTTCACGCTGATGGCCGGCGCGGTGTTTCTCATCTTTAAGGAATGGTGA
- the uvrA gene encoding excinuclease ABC subunit A — translation MSSSIVIKGAREHNLKNLDVEIPRDRLVVITGLSGSGKSSLAFDTIYAEGQRRYVESLSAYARQFLEQMGKPDVDSIEGLSPAIAIEQKSTSHNPRSTVGTVTEIYDYLRLLFARIGRPFCHQCGEEISSQTIQQMVDAIRNLPEGTKFQILAPIVRGRKGEYRKELLEMRRAGYVRAMIDGKMVELADEIALDKQKKHTIEIVVDRLVMKEGGPGDALSKRLADSVASALKLTDGLVGVLAEEGKGLLYSEKLACIRCGISYPEITPRVFSFNSPHGACPICDGTGFVMPFGKSTVALAEEGQSSWEQDFTLLEVCPDCKGARLKPESLSVKIARKSIAEVTELSIRAAADFVASLKLTKREAFIAQRILKEIRERLGFLRNVGLDYLTLDRAAATLSGGEGQRIRLATQIGSGLVGVLYILDEPSIGLHQRDNRRLLQTLIRLRDLGNTVLVVEHDAETMQAADHILDLGPGAGAHGGRIIAQGTPKEVMANKASLTGQYLCGEMVVTLPQRIRKPRGFVSVVGAKKHNLKNLTAKIPLGLLTCVTGVSGSGKSTLVLEVLFHSLSQLLYHKHPKIDGCKELKGVDALDKVIDIDQSPIGRTPRSNPATYTGLFTFIRDLFAKLPESRVRGYKPGRYSFNVKGGRCEACEGDGLIKIEMHFLPDVYVTCEVCNGQRYNRETLEVKYRDRSIADVLNMTVDEALEFFEPVPFIKNKLQTLHDVGLHYIRLGQSATTLSGGEAQRVKLSRELSKRATGRTLYILDEPTTGLHFADIQRLLDVLNRLVEAGNTVLVIEHNLDVIRNADWLIDLGPEGGNRGGKIVAEGTPRDIAKVKRSYTGQVLKEAGVG, via the coding sequence TTGTCCAGCTCGATCGTCATCAAGGGTGCTCGGGAGCACAACCTTAAGAATCTCGACGTTGAAATTCCGCGGGACCGGCTCGTTGTCATCACCGGGCTGAGCGGGTCCGGCAAGTCTTCGCTCGCGTTCGATACCATCTACGCCGAAGGGCAGCGCCGGTACGTCGAATCGCTCTCGGCCTACGCGCGCCAGTTTCTCGAGCAAATGGGCAAGCCCGACGTGGATTCCATTGAAGGGCTGTCACCGGCCATTGCCATTGAGCAGAAGAGTACCAGCCACAACCCGCGCTCGACGGTCGGGACGGTCACGGAGATTTACGATTATCTGCGCCTGCTTTTTGCGCGCATCGGTCGGCCCTTCTGCCATCAGTGCGGCGAGGAGATTTCCTCCCAGACGATCCAGCAGATGGTGGATGCGATTCGGAATCTTCCGGAGGGGACGAAGTTCCAGATTCTTGCCCCCATTGTGAGAGGGCGCAAGGGCGAGTACCGCAAGGAATTGCTGGAGATGCGCCGGGCCGGCTACGTGCGCGCGATGATCGATGGCAAAATGGTCGAGCTGGCCGACGAAATCGCGCTAGATAAGCAGAAGAAACACACGATCGAAATCGTAGTGGACCGCCTTGTGATGAAGGAAGGTGGTCCAGGAGACGCATTGTCAAAACGGCTCGCCGATTCGGTCGCATCCGCGTTGAAACTGACCGATGGACTTGTTGGCGTGCTTGCGGAGGAGGGCAAAGGCCTGCTCTATAGCGAGAAGCTGGCGTGCATTCGCTGCGGCATCAGCTATCCTGAAATCACGCCGCGCGTGTTTTCGTTCAATAGCCCGCACGGAGCCTGTCCGATCTGTGACGGGACCGGCTTCGTCATGCCATTTGGAAAAAGCACAGTCGCCTTAGCCGAAGAGGGGCAATCCTCCTGGGAGCAGGATTTCACGCTGCTGGAGGTTTGCCCGGATTGTAAGGGGGCGCGACTAAAGCCGGAAAGTCTCTCGGTGAAGATCGCCCGCAAGTCCATTGCGGAGGTGACGGAGCTTTCGATTCGAGCGGCAGCCGACTTCGTGGCCTCGCTCAAGCTAACCAAGCGAGAAGCTTTCATCGCACAGCGGATTCTGAAGGAGATTCGCGAACGGCTGGGCTTTCTTAGGAATGTCGGGCTGGACTATCTGACACTCGACCGTGCGGCGGCGACACTTTCGGGTGGCGAAGGGCAACGCATCCGCCTGGCGACGCAAATCGGCTCGGGCCTCGTCGGTGTGCTGTATATATTAGACGAACCCTCCATCGGCCTACATCAGCGGGACAATCGGCGGCTGCTCCAGACGCTGATCCGGCTGCGTGATCTCGGCAACACGGTCCTGGTGGTCGAGCATGATGCGGAGACGATGCAGGCCGCCGACCACATTCTCGATCTCGGGCCCGGCGCCGGTGCGCACGGCGGCCGGATCATCGCGCAAGGGACACCCAAGGAGGTGATGGCCAACAAGGCCTCGCTGACCGGGCAATACCTGTGCGGGGAGATGGTCGTCACGCTCCCGCAACGGATACGCAAGCCGCGAGGTTTTGTCAGCGTAGTAGGCGCGAAAAAGCACAATCTCAAAAATCTCACGGCCAAGATTCCGCTGGGCCTGCTGACCTGCGTGACCGGCGTCTCGGGATCAGGCAAGAGCACGCTCGTGTTGGAAGTGTTATTCCACTCACTCTCGCAACTGCTCTATCACAAGCATCCTAAAATTGACGGCTGCAAGGAACTCAAGGGGGTCGATGCACTCGACAAGGTCATTGATATTGATCAGTCCCCGATCGGCCGCACGCCTCGGTCCAATCCGGCCACCTATACCGGGCTGTTCACGTTCATCCGGGACCTCTTCGCGAAACTGCCGGAGTCGCGCGTGCGCGGCTACAAGCCGGGCCGGTACAGCTTCAATGTAAAGGGTGGGCGATGCGAAGCCTGCGAGGGCGATGGTCTGATCAAGATTGAGATGCACTTTTTGCCTGATGTCTACGTGACCTGCGAGGTCTGCAACGGCCAGCGGTATAACCGCGAGACGCTGGAGGTGAAGTACCGAGACCGGAGCATCGCCGACGTGCTGAATATGACGGTGGACGAGGCGTTAGAATTTTTCGAGCCGGTGCCGTTCATCAAGAACAAATTGCAGACGCTGCATGATGTCGGCTTGCACTACATCAGGCTGGGCCAGTCTGCGACGACCCTGTCCGGCGGTGAGGCGCAGCGGGTGAAGTTGTCGCGGGAGTTGTCGAAGCGGGCCACGGGCCGGACGCTCTACATCTTAGATGAGCCGACGACAGGGCTGCATTTCGCTGATATTCAGCGTTTGCTGGATGTGCTCAACCGTCTAGTCGAGGCGGGCAATACGGTACTGGTGATCGAGCACAATCTGGATGTCATACGAAATGCCGACTGGCTGATTGACCTGGGGCCCGAAGGCGGCAATCGGGGCGGCAAGATTGTGGCCGAGGGGACGCCGAGAGATATTGCGAAGGTGAAGCGGTCATATACAGGGCAGGTCTTAAAAGAGGCGGGCGTGGGGTGA
- a CDS encoding class I SAM-dependent methyltransferase — protein MLQCEEKSTLPGSAARAVSGWSGSAREQAVQRMFTAIAGVYDLNNTLLSFGLHHRWKKLTASFVPSVQNGRALDVGSGTADLALLIESKMGSGGRVVASDLNHAMLVEGLKKVVRCGYAHRITCLEANAEHLGFSDGSFDAVTTGFCMRNVGNLAAAFSEIRRVLKPGGRFVCLEFSHPPQAWLRSLYDWYSFCLLPWIGTVVARDKTGVYEYLPASIRTFPNQEGLKTLILKTGFSHVEYHNLSGGIVAIHVAIK, from the coding sequence ATGTTGCAGTGTGAAGAAAAATCGACGCTGCCTGGGTCGGCCGCGCGCGCCGTTTCCGGGTGGTCCGGTTCCGCACGCGAGCAGGCCGTGCAGCGCATGTTCACAGCCATAGCGGGCGTCTACGATCTCAACAACACGCTGCTAAGCTTTGGGCTGCACCACAGATGGAAGAAGCTGACTGCCTCGTTCGTTCCATCGGTTCAAAACGGCCGGGCACTGGATGTGGGCTCCGGTACGGCTGATCTGGCTCTCCTGATTGAGTCGAAAATGGGATCTGGTGGGCGCGTGGTTGCCTCTGATCTCAACCATGCGATGCTCGTCGAGGGACTCAAGAAAGTCGTCCGGTGCGGATATGCACACCGGATTACCTGCCTCGAAGCCAATGCCGAGCATCTGGGATTTTCTGACGGCTCGTTCGATGCCGTGACAACCGGTTTCTGCATGCGCAACGTCGGCAATCTTGCTGCTGCTTTTTCCGAGATCCGCCGCGTGCTCAAACCGGGCGGGCGGTTCGTCTGCCTTGAGTTTTCGCACCCCCCGCAGGCCTGGCTCCGCTCACTCTACGACTGGTATTCCTTCTGCCTCTTGCCGTGGATCGGCACGGTCGTCGCACGAGACAAGACCGGTGTGTACGAATATTTGCCCGCCTCAATCAGGACCTTCCCAAACCAAGAGGGGCTCAAGACGCTGATACTGAAGACGGGATTCTCCCACGTCGAATACCACAACCTGAGCGGGGGGATCGTGGCCATCCACGTCGCCATCAAATAG